In Musa acuminata AAA Group cultivar baxijiao chromosome BXJ2-3, Cavendish_Baxijiao_AAA, whole genome shotgun sequence, the following proteins share a genomic window:
- the LOC103977849 gene encoding flavonol 3-O-glucosyltransferase UGT89B1, whose translation MAEGQRRAHILVIPYPAQGHMLPLLDLASLLSDRFRLVVTVAVTQGNLPLLSPLLSRSPAVSTLVLPFPENPSLPRGLENTMFLSQPQFGLLHRALGGLHGPILRWARARPDPPDAVLSDIFVGWTARLAAELGVPRLVFSPSGAFALAVMNSLWRRMPQRSDVDDPNELVAFPSIPGSPVYRWCELSTLWRSYKRGDPVSEFIREGMLANLGSWGLVVNTFSDLEGTYLDHLRNEDLGNPRVWAVGPLAPSHGTASAAERGGPVSVPAEKVAAWLDGCEEGSVVYVAFGSQAMLSPPAAAALAAGLERSGARFVWAARAGTAVPEVFEERAAGRGLVIRGWAPQVAILGHPAVGSFVTHCGWNSVMEAAAAGVALLAWPMGADQFTNAQLLVEAGVGVRVCDGGPTSVPDPDELARAVAESVGEPGRERRERAKAMATRTMQATTEGGSSYKDLVKLVGEVSKLVTM comes from the coding sequence ATGGCGGAGGGGCAGAGGCGCGCTCACATCCTGGTGATCCCGTACCCGGCGCAAGGCCACATGCTCCCCCTCCTTGACCTCGCCAGCCTCCTCTCTGACCGTTTCCGCCTCGTCGTTACTGTCGCCGTCACCCAGGGCAACCTGCCTCTCCTCTCCCCGCTCCTCTCCCGCTCTCCCGCCGTCTCTACCCTCGTCCTTCCCTTCCCAGAAAACCCGTCCCTCCCCCGGGGGCTCGAGAATACTATGTTCCTCTCCCAGCCCCAGTTCGGCCTCCTCCACCGCGCCCTCGGTGGCCTCCACGGCCCCATCCTGCGGTGGGCCCGCGCCCGCCCCGACCCCCCCGACGCCGTCCTCTCCGACATCTTCGTCGGTTGGACTGCTCGACTTGCAGCCGAGCTGGGAGTTCCCCGCCTCGTCTTCAGCCCCTCCGGCGCCTTCGCCCTTGCCGTCATGAACTCGCTATGGCGCCGGATGCCACAAAGGTCCGACGTTGACGACCCCAACGAGCTCGTCGCCTTCCCTTCCATTCCAGGGTCGCCCGTTTATCGCTGGTGCGAGCTCTCCACCCTCTGGAGAAGTTACAAACGGGGCGACCCTGTCTCCGAGTTCATCAGAGAGGGGATGCTGGCCAACCTCGGGAGCTGGGGGCTGGTCGTCAACACCTTCTCCGACCTCGAGGGGACGTACTTGGATCATCTGCGCAACGAAGACCTTGGCAACCCGCGGGTCTGGGCGGTGGGGCCCCTGGCGCCGTCCCACGGTACTGCCTCCGCCGCCGAGCGCGGAGGTCCGGTATCGGTCCCGGCAGAGAAGGTGGCTGCGTGGCTGGACGGCTGCGAGGAGGGGTCCGTGGTTTACGTCGCTTTCGGAAGCCAGGCGATGCTGTCGCCGCCTGCGGCGGCGGCTCTGGCGGCGGGACTGGAGAGGAGCGGCGCTAGGTTCGTGTGGGCAGCAAGGGCTGGCACGGCGGTGCCGGAGGTGTTCGAGGAGCGGGCGGCGGGGCGGGGGCTAGTTATCCGGGGGTGGGCGCCGCAGGTGGCGATCTTGGGCCACCCGGCGGTGGGGTCATTCGTGACccactgcgggtggaactcggtGATGGAAGCGGCAGCGGCGGGGGTGGCGCTGCTGGCATGGCCGATGGGGGCGGACCAGTTCACGAACGCGCAGCTGTTGGTGGAGGCCGGGGTCGGGGTGCGGGTGTGCGATGGCGGTCCCACCTCGGTGCCGGACCCAGACGAGCTGGCACGGGCGGTGGCCGAGTCCGTCGGCGAGCCGGGAagggagaggagggagagggCGAAGGCGATGGCTACCAGAACGATGCAAGCGACCACAGAAGGTGGCAGCTCGTACAAGGACCTCGTGAAGCTTGTGGGAGAAGTGTCCAAGCTTGTCACGATGTAA